Proteins encoded in a region of the Podarcis muralis chromosome 2, rPodMur119.hap1.1, whole genome shotgun sequence genome:
- the SAP30L gene encoding histone deacetylase complex subunit SAP30L isoform X1, with the protein MNGFSTEEDSRDGPPTTPFYGQSCCLIDDGDRCVRPAGNASFSKRIQKSISQKKLKLDTDKSVGHLYICDFHKNFIQSVRNKRKRKTSDDGGDSPEHEIDVPEVDLFQLQVNTLRRYKRHYKLQTRPGLNKAQLAETVSRHFRNIPVNEKETLAYFIYMVKSNKSRLDQKSESSKLE; encoded by the exons ATGAATGGTTTCAGCACTGAGGAAGACAGTCGGGATGGGCCTCCCACCACCCCTTTCTACGGACAGAGTTGCTGCCTTATCGACGACGGGGACCGCTGCGTCCGCCCGGCTGGCAATGCCTCCTTCAGCAAGAGGATCCAGAAGAGCATCTCCCAGAAAAAGCTGAAGCTGGATACTGACAAAAGC gTAGGACATCTGTATATATGTGATTTCCACAAGAACTTCATTCAGAGTGTTCGaaacaaaagaaagaggaagaccAGTGATGATGGGGGAGACTCTCCAGAGCATGAGATTGATGTCCCAGAG GTCGACTTGTTTCAACTTCAGGTAAACACACTGCGTCGTTATAAAAGGCATTACAAGTTGCAAACCagacctggcctgaataaagctCAGCTGGCTGAA ACTGTCAGCCGTCACTTCAGGAACATCCCAGTGAATGAGAAAGAGACACTTGCATACTTCATATACATGGTAAAGAGTAACAAGAGTAGGTTGGATCAGAAGTCAGAAAGTAGCAAACTTGAATGA
- the SAP30L gene encoding histone deacetylase complex subunit SAP30L isoform X2: MNGFSTEEDSRDGPPTTPFYGQSCCLIDDGDRCVRPAGNASFSKRIQKSISQKKLKLDTDKSVGHLYICDFHKNFIQSVRNKRKRKTSDDGGDSPEHEIDVPEVDLFQLQTVSRHFRNIPVNEKETLAYFIYMVKSNKSRLDQKSESSKLE, from the exons ATGAATGGTTTCAGCACTGAGGAAGACAGTCGGGATGGGCCTCCCACCACCCCTTTCTACGGACAGAGTTGCTGCCTTATCGACGACGGGGACCGCTGCGTCCGCCCGGCTGGCAATGCCTCCTTCAGCAAGAGGATCCAGAAGAGCATCTCCCAGAAAAAGCTGAAGCTGGATACTGACAAAAGC gTAGGACATCTGTATATATGTGATTTCCACAAGAACTTCATTCAGAGTGTTCGaaacaaaagaaagaggaagaccAGTGATGATGGGGGAGACTCTCCAGAGCATGAGATTGATGTCCCAGAG GTCGACTTGTTTCAACTTCAG ACTGTCAGCCGTCACTTCAGGAACATCCCAGTGAATGAGAAAGAGACACTTGCATACTTCATATACATGGTAAAGAGTAACAAGAGTAGGTTGGATCAGAAGTCAGAAAGTAGCAAACTTGAATGA